AACTGCAGGGTTCCCTGCCGGTAGCCGATTTTGCGCTCGACCACGGGCGGAATGTTGTCCAGTCCCAGCATTCGTCCCAGCCGGTAGGCGGCCAGTTCGAAGATGTAGTCGTCGCGGAAGTGGACGGTGATCGAGCCGTCGTCCTCGAAAAAGCGCGGCTTGTAGATGCGGACGTCGCGGAAAACGGCGTGGAGCCGCACGCCGTCCTTGTCCAGCAGAACCTTTTCGACGCCGGTCACCCCGATCCCTACCTTCTCGATGGAAACGATCTCTCCCGTCCGCAGGGCCTCCAGGACCTCTTCTTCGCTCTGGAACGGCAAGGGAGTCCCGTCCGGCCCCAGGTAGACGTTGTCCGCCAAGAGCGGGGACAGCAAGCTCAAGCAGAGCAGAATCGTAATGGGAAAGGTGCGGGTCATCGGTATCGGATTTCTCTTCTCGCCTCTAGCGGTACACTCGCTCATACGAACGGGGTCGAGAAAATGTTCTTAACAGGCCGCTGCTATTTTCTCATCGCCGGGGGGCGTCTTCAGCGCAGGGCGATTTCGGCGCCCTTGCGGTCGATCAGGTCCCGCAGGTAAGCCAGCATTTCCAGGCGGCGCCTGGCAATAGCCTCGACTTCGATGGGCTGAAGCAAACCTTCCAGAGCCTCCTTCAGCCTCTCTTCTTCCAACCGCTGCAGGGCTTCGTAAAGGTAGGTCGGACAAAGGCGGATGCGCTCCATCCGGCGGGGAGCCGAGAGGAGGCGGAATGCCCGGGTATGATCGATCATCCACATCTTCCAGCCGGGATCGTAGAGCAAGTTTCCCTGGTTGCGGTCGTCGTTGCCGATCAGGTAGTCGAATATGTAGAGAGCGTTCCACTGCTCCCGCCAGTTCCGGTAGTCGCGCGGGCGCATGCGGCGGTCGTAGCGGGTGCCCTCCATGACAGCTTCTTCGATCCACAATTGAAGCGTACCCTGGCGGCCATCAATGCGCCGTTCCACCACCGGGGGGACGTGCCTCATATCCAGCAGGCGCGAGAGCCGGTAGGCGGCCACTTCGAAGATATGATCGTCCCTGAAATGGATGATCACCCTGCCGTCGCTCTGCTGGTGGCGCGGTTTGAAGACTTTGACGTCGCGGAAGACGGCATGAAAGCGCACCCCGTCTTTGTCCAGCAGCAGCTTGAGAACGCGGTTGATGCCCTCGCTCACCTTCTCCTTGGAGATGATTCTGCCCGTGCGCAGCGCCTCCAGGACTTCCTCTTCGTCGGCAAAGGGCAAAGGCCGTCCGTCCGGCCCCAGGAAGGTGTCGGCGGCGAGGAGTGCGGCTGCATGGCCCGCGGCAAGCAGCGTCAGGATTCCCATAGCCAGGCGCAGTGAATTCATTGCGACGGTTCCTCCGATGATCTGGCGTCCTCATACCTGCATGCGTCAAACCCGCCGCCGCGGGATCATGGGGCGGACCGGCCAGGCCGGAAACGCCGGCGCAGGGCCAACAGGCTGAGGATCAACAGGGGCAGCGCCACAGCCAGCAGAAGGGTGGACCAGCGGTAGGGAAGGGGGGCGGGCGTGAATCCGTCGCCGTTGAGGACGAAGGCCGCCCAGTAGAAGGGGTGGGAATAATCACCCTGAGAGCGCAGCAGGTTGAGCTTGGCCTGGCGCAACGCTTCAGCTTTGGATTGCCCGTCCATGAGATAGGCATAGAAGCGGGCCATGAAGAGAGCCGCGGCCTGGTCCGACACCTTCCACAGTCCGGCTACGGTGGAGCGGGCCCCGGCGATCAGGAATGCGCGCGAGAAATCGAGCAGGCCCTCGCCCCTCAACTCGCGTCCGCGGGCGGTGTCGCAAGCCGAGAGCGTCACCAGGTCGGTTCCCGACAAGTCGAGCTGCAGGACCTCGCTGAGGAAGAGGTAGCGGGGCTGAAGCGGCTCTTCCGAAGAAGGCGAGAAAAGGATGCGCGAGCGCTCGGGGTAATCGGTGTCGATGGCGGCGTGAGTGCTCAGGTGAAGGATGGGGAAGCGCTTGAGGGCGGGCTCTTGCAGATGACGTTTCTCGGCATCCTTTCCCAGAAAGAGGCGGACGTGTCCGCTCACGGTCTCTTCGATGAGACGGACTTCGGTGGCGGAATAGGGCAGGCCGGGCCAGGACTCCTCAGACTCTCCCGGCGCCCGCTGAGGAATGACGGGATCGCCGAAAGCGACCAGAGAGCGCTGCCAGGGCCAGAGCTGCCTCTCGACAGGCGGGAGGCGGCCCAGCAGTGAAGCGGCGGGCAGGTAGCCGACGGCGCGGCGCTCCAGCAGCAGGGAGTCCTGGCCGTCGGGAAGCGCTTCCAGCGGGAGCAGTGCAAGCGTCCCGTCGGGTACCATCAGCAAGCGCGAGGGAGAAGGGTGCCGCCGCAGCACCTCGTCCAGCAGTTGGGCGGCCAGCGGACGGCAGGTGTCCCTCCAATCTTGGCGCCGGGGATTGGAGAGGGCCTGGCGGCACTCCTGCAGCAACAGCGACTGAGCCTGAGTCCAGGGCTGGACGCTGAAGGAAGAGTGGCCCCGCTCCAGGGCCAGGATGACCAGCCGGCTGCCGCCCAGCCAATAGGTGAGCAGCAGAGCGTCCTCAGGAAGCTGGCGCCGCAACACTGCGAAATCGATTTGAGAGGGCTGGGAGCGGTCGTCGCTGGAGTAGGCCGAGCCTTCTTGGGACCGGCTTCGGGCCTCCAGAGCGGCGTACTCCGACTCCATCTCGCTCAACTCGGCCTCGATGCGCTGCGCCTCCTCCCCTTCAGCCAGCAGCAGACTCGAGTTGAGCGTTTCGATTCTGGAGGCGATTTCTTTGAGGCGTCCGGCGGTTTGATCGTCGCCGCGTCCCCGCCGTTGCTGCAAGGCTTCGCCCAGTTGATCCTGAAAGTTGCGGGCCCGGCTGCTTTCCATCAGGCGCAGCGCCTCCTCCAGCGGCCGCTCTCGGGCGCCGCCCGCCGACAGCAGCCGTCCGGCCTCGGACGACTCCAGCACGCGGGCCACCAGATGGTCGTAAAGGGCTTTCTTGTCGGCCAGAAATTCCGACCGCAGCGACGAGCCTCCCAGCCTGGAGCGGACCGACTCGACGATGGAGAGGGCTTGGCGGAAGCGTTCTTCGGCTTCGTCTTCCGAATCGCTCAGGCGTCCCAGCCCAAAGAGCGCTTTCCAGGTTTCTTCGCTCAGTCCCGCTTGTCGGGAAAGCCTCAAAGCGGCGTTCAGTTCCTTTTCAGCTTCCTGTTCCAGCCCCAGCCGGTGCAGCGTCTCGCCCAGATAAAGCCGCGCCTGCGCCTCTTCGCGCCGGTTGAGGGCTCTTTGGGCCCGCTCGGCCACCTGGCTGAAGGTGCGGCGGGCCGCCTCCAGGTCGTCCA
This sequence is a window from Acidobacteriota bacterium. Protein-coding genes within it:
- a CDS encoding CHAT domain-containing protein encodes the protein MACRDWTRLAAAVALCGFLGIRPFSAQDSSSVTGEDPQAIIENATDLLRQGQLDRSRQILEDLLQSLPDSGEEARKSAALNRLSLIAANQGRYFEAVRTARQAAEESERVGDEEGLGVSLNNLGRAQLLLGRYQQARNSFSQALQISQRAQDLRRSVLRLNNVANTYFYEGRYLEALTHYQRAIDALSQEDSPQPALQRVSWTNMAVLYQKLGQWERALDLYQRVARLEVSAAPSQQAQLLSNQGTLYRRLGDPVLAGEAYQQALKLFRESGDLDGELGVLKNLGILQALALDDLEAARRTFSQVAERAQRALNRREEAQARLYLGETLHRLGLEQEAEKELNAALRLSRQAGLSEETWKALFGLGRLSDSEDEAEERFRQALSIVESVRSRLGGSSLRSEFLADKKALYDHLVARVLESSEAGRLLSAGGARERPLEEALRLMESSRARNFQDQLGEALQQRRGRGDDQTAGRLKEIASRIETLNSSLLLAEGEEAQRIEAELSEMESEYAALEARSRSQEGSAYSSDDRSQPSQIDFAVLRRQLPEDALLLTYWLGGSRLVILALERGHSSFSVQPWTQAQSLLLQECRQALSNPRRQDWRDTCRPLAAQLLDEVLRRHPSPSRLLMVPDGTLALLPLEALPDGQDSLLLERRAVGYLPAASLLGRLPPVERQLWPWQRSLVAFGDPVIPQRAPGESEESWPGLPYSATEVRLIEETVSGHVRLFLGKDAEKRHLQEPALKRFPILHLSTHAAIDTDYPERSRILFSPSSEEPLQPRYLFLSEVLQLDLSGTDLVTLSACDTARGRELRGEGLLDFSRAFLIAGARSTVAGLWKVSDQAAALFMARFYAYLMDGQSKAEALRQAKLNLLRSQGDYSHPFYWAAFVLNGDGFTPAPLPYRWSTLLLAVALPLLILSLLALRRRFRPGRSAP